The following are from one region of the Acidobacteriota bacterium genome:
- a CDS encoding SIS domain-containing protein, which translates to MLARNPEEQKRLGYFHTLREICQQPGTWMHTAKLLQGSAREISPLLKGISSLVLSGSGSSEFAGDCVRMVLQKELVIDTQSIAGGTLLTHGRSAVPVGRPGLMVSIARSGDSPESVGALELMLKTEPDFRHLVLTCNRQGSLVNNFRTDSRVTVITLDESTNDQSLVMTSSFTNLVIAARFLGLIDESSRYRSICDGLSRAAAGLLRDHFGTLAAAGKASFRRVLFLGSGSRFAAAREASLKMLEMTAGRVTASCETYLGLRHGPMSAVNEETLIVGFLSTAPQARAYESDVLRELARKQLGLFRIIAGKGVPPDLVRAGDVLIPYDSSDELEDDNVTVLDVVVGQILAFSRCLHEGLQPDSPSQSGVIQRVVQSFALHLPS; encoded by the coding sequence ATGCTGGCACGAAATCCAGAAGAGCAAAAGCGCCTGGGTTACTTTCACACGCTCCGCGAGATATGTCAGCAACCTGGGACATGGATGCACACCGCGAAGTTGTTGCAAGGATCGGCCCGTGAAATATCGCCGCTCCTCAAAGGAATTTCGAGCCTGGTACTCTCCGGTTCGGGCAGTTCTGAATTTGCCGGCGACTGCGTGCGGATGGTTTTGCAAAAAGAACTTGTCATCGACACTCAGTCGATCGCAGGGGGTACCCTGCTCACGCATGGCAGGAGCGCGGTCCCCGTCGGGAGACCTGGGTTGATGGTGTCAATTGCGCGATCGGGCGATAGTCCTGAGAGCGTCGGCGCGCTCGAGTTGATGCTCAAAACCGAGCCTGACTTTCGTCACCTGGTCTTGACGTGTAACCGGCAGGGAAGTCTAGTCAACAATTTCCGCACGGACTCCCGAGTGACCGTAATCACTCTTGACGAGTCCACCAACGACCAAAGCCTGGTCATGACCAGCAGCTTTACCAACCTGGTGATCGCAGCGCGTTTCCTTGGTTTAATCGATGAATCCAGTCGCTACCGCTCGATCTGTGATGGCCTCAGTCGCGCCGCTGCGGGATTATTGCGCGATCACTTCGGCACCTTGGCGGCGGCTGGTAAAGCCTCTTTCCGTCGTGTGCTTTTTCTGGGAAGTGGCTCGCGTTTCGCCGCTGCCCGCGAAGCCTCGTTGAAGATGCTGGAAATGACAGCGGGACGCGTCACCGCCTCTTGCGAAACCTACCTCGGCCTGCGTCATGGACCCATGAGCGCCGTTAACGAGGAGACTCTGATTGTCGGCTTCTTGTCTACCGCACCCCAGGCACGAGCCTATGAATCGGACGTTCTGCGAGAACTTGCGCGAAAGCAGCTGGGGCTTTTTCGAATTATTGCCGGTAAGGGCGTCCCGCCGGACCTGGTTCGCGCGGGAGATGTGTTGATCCCCTATGACAGCAGCGACGAACTGGAAGATGACAACGTCACCGTTCTAGACGTGGTCGTTGGCCAGATATTGGCCTTTTCCCGATGTCTCCACGAGGGGCTTCAGCCTGATTCGCCGTCTCAATCCGGAGTCATTCAACGGGTGGTGCAAAGTTTCGCATTGCACCTCCCTTCCTAG